The Priestia aryabhattai genome contains a region encoding:
- the flgK gene encoding flagellar hook-associated protein FlgK, whose product MSSTFHGLQVAKRGMDAQQAALYTIGHNVSNANTPGYTRQRVSLETFPAYPAPGMNQAGTAGQIGMGVEASTVERIRDTFLDTQYRDETIKVGYWDARAGALEKMEEIMNEPTEDGLSAVFNQFFESIQDVASHPSEAGSRSVMIERAEAVGNTFSYLSTSLKTIQGDLQKERDVAVTQVNSLLEQMNNVNQQIQNVEPNGYLPNDLYDERDRLLDELSKFIPVSVEYTKSGENASAPSEGVVTVQLQTSRGPITLLDGQNHQVNAISLKTNQDSYVTEIHIGGQSRNPELFPQGKLKGLIEASGYIDSSGDKTGVYASMIDHLDEMAYEFVNWFNDKHQQGVTLEGNKGISFFNDVSQKEGAATGIVIADKIKQNTNNIAAASGAAGTDRQGDGQNAQLLSQFRQNVLINSGNQDVSLDGFYQSIIGQMSVDAQQANRLKSNSETLQGAVEQRRQSTSAVSLDEEMTNMIQFQHAYNASARMITMIDEMLDKIVNGLGTGGR is encoded by the coding sequence ATGAGTTCAACGTTTCATGGTTTGCAGGTGGCTAAACGAGGAATGGATGCCCAACAAGCAGCTCTTTACACGATTGGCCATAACGTATCTAATGCAAATACGCCGGGCTATACGCGTCAGCGAGTAAGTTTAGAAACGTTCCCAGCTTATCCAGCCCCAGGGATGAATCAGGCTGGAACTGCGGGTCAAATAGGGATGGGAGTAGAAGCCAGCACGGTAGAGCGAATACGTGATACATTTTTAGATACCCAGTATCGAGATGAAACCATCAAAGTGGGGTATTGGGATGCACGCGCCGGTGCTCTTGAAAAAATGGAGGAAATTATGAATGAACCTACTGAAGATGGACTTTCAGCTGTTTTTAATCAATTTTTTGAGTCCATTCAAGATGTAGCTTCACACCCTTCAGAAGCAGGATCTAGGTCTGTTATGATTGAACGAGCTGAAGCAGTAGGCAATACTTTCTCTTATTTATCCACTTCTTTAAAAACGATTCAAGGTGATTTACAAAAAGAACGTGATGTAGCCGTAACACAAGTGAATTCTTTGCTAGAGCAAATGAATAATGTGAACCAACAAATTCAAAACGTAGAACCCAATGGCTATCTGCCTAACGATTTGTACGACGAAAGAGACAGGTTACTAGATGAACTTTCCAAATTTATACCAGTTTCTGTAGAATATACAAAAAGTGGTGAGAATGCTTCCGCACCGTCAGAAGGAGTCGTGACGGTTCAGCTTCAAACGTCTCGAGGCCCTATTACTCTTTTAGATGGGCAAAATCATCAAGTAAATGCTATCAGTCTTAAAACTAATCAAGATTCCTACGTGACGGAAATTCATATAGGTGGTCAGAGCCGGAATCCTGAATTATTTCCTCAAGGGAAACTTAAAGGGTTAATTGAAGCTTCTGGCTACATAGACAGTAGTGGGGATAAAACAGGTGTTTACGCTTCAATGATTGATCATTTAGATGAAATGGCGTATGAATTCGTAAACTGGTTTAATGATAAACACCAACAAGGTGTCACGTTAGAGGGTAATAAGGGTATTTCCTTTTTTAATGATGTTTCTCAAAAAGAAGGAGCAGCAACTGGAATTGTCATTGCCGATAAAATTAAACAAAACACGAACAATATTGCTGCCGCCTCTGGTGCTGCTGGAACTGACCGCCAAGGAGATGGACAAAATGCTCAGCTATTGTCTCAATTTCGTCAAAACGTGCTTATTAATTCGGGGAACCAAGATGTTTCCCTAGATGGTTTTTATCAATCTATTATTGGCCAAATGTCAGTAGATGCCCAACAAGCCAACCGCTTAAAAAGTAATTCAGAAACCCTTCAAGGAGCTGTAGAGCAAAGGCGCCAGTCTACAAGTGCAGTTTCATTAGACGAAGAAATGACCAATATGATTCAGTTTCAGCATGCGTATAACGCAAGTGCTCGTATGATAACTATGATTGATGAAATGCTTGATAAAATTGTAAACGGTCTTGGAACTGGAGGAAGGTAG